A portion of the Bacilli bacterium genome contains these proteins:
- a CDS encoding chorismate mutase: protein LMVHVNTDKQQSEMVHVYLNKAQSLRPDLKL, encoded by the coding sequence GGCTGATGGTCCATGTGAACACAGACAAACAGCAAAGCGAAATGGTGCATGTATACTTGAACAAAGCGCAATCATTGCGTCCGGATTTGAAACTGTAG